In a single window of the Coffea eugenioides isolate CCC68of chromosome 3, Ceug_1.0, whole genome shotgun sequence genome:
- the LOC113764633 gene encoding serine/threonine receptor-like kinase NFP, with amino-acid sequence MRIKSRYLSFLIFLFLYSQNLSLTEAQGPTTTGYACSTTGAVYPCQTYVLYRALAPNFLDLASIGDLFSVSRPTIAKPSNISNTTSPLLPDESLFVPISCGCNFINSTFGNISYAAFNYTIKGGDTFLKLSTTNYQNLTTYQSVEVVNPTLVATNLAIGSNTVFPIFCKCPNSTQLRNRTNYLISYVYHPSDNFSSLASRFGSTVQSIIDVNGNNTQPFDTVFIPVSRLPGLSQPIVPPASPVSPVSQRKNDRKGAVIGLGIGLGICGLLLIFVCGLWLHREALLKKKLAKGKDVEKQKFDRADRALSKDAGVNLLADVSDYLDKYKVFGIEELREATDDFDESLVIQGSVYKGSINGEPYAIKKMNWNAYEELKILQKVNHGNLVKLEGFCIDPEEANCYLVYEYVENGSLHSWLHGNKNDKLNWRTRLRIGIDVANGLQYIHEHTRPQVVHKDIKSSNILLDSKMRAKIANFGLAKSGCNAITMHIVGTQGYIAPEYLTDGVVSTKMDVFSFGVVLLELISGKEAIDEEGKVLWAKVDGVLEGTEDRKVKKMREWMDEYLLKETISMESVVNVMTVAIACLSRDPSKRPSMVDIVYALCKSDDLYFDLSEEGSSPRSVVTAR; translated from the exons ATGAGAATCAAATCAAGATATCTCTCCTTTCTGATTTTCCTCTTCCTTTATTCTCAGAATCTGAGTCTTACTGAAGCTCAAGGACCAACCACCACAGGATACGCCTGCTCAACGACTGGGGCTGTCTATCCATGCCAAACCTATGTCCTGTACAGAGCTTTGGCTCCTAATTTTCTTGACCTGGCATCCATAGGTGATCTGTTCTCCGTCAGCCGACCGACGATAGCAAAACCGAGTAACATATCCAATACAACCTCCCCACTCCTCCCTGATGAATCCCTTTTTGTTCCGATTAGTTGTGGATGTAATTTTATCAACAGTACTTTTGGCAACATCTCATATGCTGCCTTCAACTACACCATAAAAGGCGGTGACACCTTCTTGAAACTATCAACTACGAATTACCAAAATCTCACCACTTACCAATCAGTTGAAGTTGTGAACCCAACTCTGGTCGCAACCAATCTGGCTATTGGCAGTAATACGGTGTTTCCAATCTTTTGCAAGTGTCCCAACTCAACACAGTTGCGAAACCGCACCAACTATCTTATTAGCTACGTTTACCATCCTTCTGATAACTTCTCTTCTCTTGCCTCAAGGTTTGGGTCAACAGTACAGTCTATAATTGATGTTAATGGTAACAATACTCAGCCTTTTGACACAGTTTTCATCCCGGTATCACGGCTTCCTGGGCTTTCACAGCCCATAGTTCCTCCTGCCTCTCCCGTTTCTCCCGTTTCTCAGCGTAAAAATGACAGGAAAGGTGCTGTCATAGGTCTGGGAATTGGCTTAGGTATATGTGGGCTCTTGCTGATATTTGTTTGTGGTTTATGGCTTCATAGGGAGGCTTTGCTTAAGAAAAAGTTGGCAAAGGGGAAAGACGTGGAGAAACAGAAATTTGACAGGGCAGACAGGGCACTGTCGAAGGATGCAGGGGTGAATTTATTAGCTGATGTTTCAGACTACTTGGACAAGTATAAAGTGTTTGGAATTGAAGAGTTGAGAGAAGCTACGGACGATTTTGATGAAAGTTTGGTGATTCAAGGGTCTGTCTATAAAGGCAGCATCAATGGAGAACCTTATGCCATCAAGAAGATGAACTGGAATGCCTATGAAGAACTCAAGATCTTACAGAAG GTGAACCATGGGAACTTAGTGAAGCTAGAAGGCTTCTGCATAGATCCAGAGGAGGCAAATTGTTATCTGGTCTATGAATATGTTGAAAATGGTTCTCTTCATTCATGGCTGCATGGTAACAAGAATGATAAGCTAAACTGGAGAACAAGGTTGAGAATTGGAATTGATGTTGCAAATGGTCTGCAATACATTCATGAGCACACAAGACCACAAGTTGTCCACAAAGATATCAAAAGCAGCAATATTCTGCTAGACTCAAAGATGAGAGCCAAAATTGCGAATTTCGGGCTGGCAAAATCAGGCTGCAATGCCATAACAATGCACATTGTTGGAACTCAGGGCTACATTGCCCCTGAATATCTCACTGATGGTGTTGTTTCTACTAAAATGGATGTTTTCTCTTTCGGGGTGGTGTTGCTTGAGCTCATTTCAGGCAAGGAGGCGATCGACGAAGAGGGGAAGGTTTTATGGGCTAAAGTTGATGGAGTTTTGGAGGGAACAGAAGACAGAAAGGTGAAGAAGATGAGAGAATGGATGGATGAGTATTTGCTCAAGGAGACGATCTCAATGGAAAGTGTTGTGAATGTAATGACCGTCGCAATTGCTTGTTTGAGCAGAGATCCTTCAAAAAGGCCTAGTATGGTGGACATTGTGTACGCATTGTGCAAGAGTGATGATCTTTACTTTGATCTTTCTGAGGAAGGATCATCTCCACGATCAGTAGTGACAGCAAGATAG
- the LOC113765684 gene encoding acylamino-acid-releasing enzyme, whose amino-acid sequence MTKVTKPLLRLPPKRAKTIARLPPQWQCYTPLNSILPFSHSPSQLPPRLLSSHLFKPFSSTAFSQSKKRFASSLAMDSSGVSSFPENPVGLDRVCEEEYTSQSRLLQEFTEIATIDKAWAFTSSSGYGSKGMFAISQPNLLANVRRRYILSSHISNKSSDSVSFEWAPFPVEMTGVFTIVPSPSGSKLLVVRNAENDSPTRFEIWGPAQVEKEFQVPRSIHGSVYADGWFEGISWNFDETLIAYVAEEPVPSKPTFTCFGYKKGDTTEKDMGNWKGQGEWEEDWGETYAGKRQPALFVINIISGEVQAVEGVGRFLSVGQVVWAPAAENSNQYLVFVGWPSDARKLGIKHCYNRPCALYAVTAPFSKSQATNSGDNASKDVAVIALTQSISSAFFPRFSPDGKYLVFLSARTAVDSGAHWATNSLHRIDWPADGKPGQSGKIVEVVPVVMCPDDGCFPGLYLSKIPSKPWLSDGFTLILSSIWGSTEAILSVNALSGQVSQISPSNSNSAWGLLALDGDSIIAVSSSPVDIPQIKYGVLAGKASEDAKWSWLDVTSPISRCSEKVRSFLSSRQFDILKIPVRDIAENLTKGASKPYEAIFVSSKSQKNDMRDPLIVVLHGGPHSVSLSGFSKSLAFLSSLGYSLLIVNYRGSLGFGEEALQSLPGKVGSQDVNDVLAAIDHVIDMGLADPSKIAVMGGSHGGFLTTHLIGQAPDKFAAACARNPACNLSLMVGTTDIPDWIYVESFGSEGKSIFTEVASPENLTAFYNKSPVSHISKVETPTLLLLGAKDLRVPVSSGIQYARALKERGREVKVIVFPEDTHGLERPQSDFESYLNIGVWFKKYCS is encoded by the exons ATGACCAAAGTCACCAAACCACTGTTACGATTACCCCCCAAAAGGGCCAAAACTATCGCTCGTCTTCCTCCTCAGTGGCAGTGTTACACTCCTTTGAACTCGATTCTTCCCTTTTCCCATTCCCCTTCACAACTCCCTCCTCGTTTGCTTTCTTCTCACCTCTTCAAGCCCTTTTCTTCCACAGCCTTCTCTCAATCCAA GAAAAGGTTTGCAAGTAGCTTAGCTATGGACAGCTCAGGAGTTAGCTCGTTTCCAGAAAATCCAGTTGGTCTGGACAGGGTTTGTGAAGAAGAATATACTTCTCAGTCAAGACTGCTCCAAGAATTCACAGAAATTGCCACAATTGACAAGGCATGGGCGTTTACATCTTCAAGTG GATATGGTTCCAAGGGTATGTTCGCAATTAGCCAACCAAATCTCTTGGCTAATGTAAGGAGAAGATACATACTATCCTCtcatatttcaaataaaagtaGTGATTCAGTTAGCTTTGAGTGGGCCCCCTTTCCTGTTGAGATGACGGGTGTCTTTACTATTGTCCCATCTCCATCTGGTTCAAAGCTTCTGGTTGTCCGAAATGCTGAAAATGATTCTCCTACCCGCTTTGAAATCTGGGGTCCAGCTCAAGTTGAAAAAGAGTTTCAAGTTCCCCGCTCAATCCATGGATCAGTCTATGCTGATGGATG GTTTGAAGGAATCTCATGGAACTTTGATGAAACTCTTATTGCTTATGTTGCTGAGGAACCAGTTCCATCAAAGCCCACATTTACTTGTTTTGGTTATAAAAAAGGCGATACCACAGAGAAGGACATGGGTAACTGGAAAGGTCAAGGAGAGTGGGAGGAGGACTGGGGAGAAACTTATGCTGGGAAAAGGCAGCCTGCACTTTTTGTAATCAATATAATCAG TGGAGAGGTACAAGCTGTTGAAGGAGTGGGGAGGTTTTTGAGTGTTGGACAAGTTGTATGGGCTCCAGCAGCTGAGAATTCGAATCAATATCTTGTATTTGTTGGGTGGCCATCAGATGCTAGAAAGTTGGGTATTAAACACTGCTATAACCGGCCGTGTGCCTTATATGCAGTTACAGCTCCATTCTCGAAATCACAAGCAACTAACTCCGG AGATAATGCATCTAAGGATGTAGCAGTGATTGCTCTGACGCAAAGCATTAGTAGTGCTTTTTTTCCACGATTCAG CCCAGATGGAAAGTACCTTGTATTTTTGTCTGCAAGGACTGCTGTTGACTCTGGGGCCCACTGGGCAACTAATTCACTTCATAGAATTGACTGGCCTGCTGATGGAAAACCAGGTCAATCTGGAAAAATTGTTGAAGTG GTTCCTGTTGTGATGTGTCCTGACGATGGCTGCTTCCCTGGGCTCTATTTGTCAAAGATTCCTAGCAAGCCATGGCTTTCAGATGGATTTACACTAATTTTGTCCTCCATTTGGGGTAGCACTGAAGCAATACTTTCAGTGAATGCATTAAG TGGACAAGTATCACAAATCAGCCCCAGCAACTCAAATTCTGCTTGGGGTCTGCTTGCACTTGATGGTGACAGCATCATTGCTG TATCTAGCAGCCCAGTTGATATTCCTCAGATTAAATATGGAGTCCTCGCTGGCAAGGCATCCGAAGATGCCAAGTGGAGTTGGTTAGATGTTACTAGTCCCATATCAAGATGCTCAGAAAAG GTCAGGTCTTTCCTGTCGTCTCGACAATTTGATATACTTAAAATTCCAGTCAGGGATATCGCTGAGAATCTCACAAAAG GTGCCAGCAAACCCTATGAAGCCATATTTGTTTCCTCAAAATCTCAAAAGAATGACATGCGTGATCCACTAATTGTGGTCCTTCATGGTGGTCCTCATTCGGTTTCATTATCAGGCTTCTCAAAGTCCTTGGCTTTCCTTTCCTCCCTTGGTTATAGTTTGCTTATTGTAAATTATAG AGGTTCTTTGGGTTTTGGAGAGGAAGCTTTGCAGTCTCTTCCAGGCAAAGTTGGGTCTCAG GATGTCAATGATGTACTTGCTGCCATTGATCATGTCATTGACATGGGACTTGCAGATCCTTCTAAAATAGCTGTGATGGGTGGTTCCCATGGTGGATTTTTGACAACACATCTGATTGGACAG GCACCAGACAAGTTTGCTGCTGCATGTGCAAGGAATCCTGCCTGCAACCTTTCTTTGATGGTTGGCACCACAGACATCCCTGATTGGATCTATGTGGAATCATTTGGAAGTGAGGGAAAATCTATTTTCACGGAAGTGGCTTCTCCGGAGAACCTCACCGCATTTTACAATAAGTCCCCTGTATCACACATATCTAAG GTTGAAACTCCTACGCTGCTCCTTTTAGGTGCTAAAGACCTGCGTGTACCTGTTTCCAGTGGAATACAG TATGCACGGGCActaaaagagagagggagagaggtgAAGGTAATCGTATTTCCTGAGGATACACATGGACTTGAGAG GCCGCAATCTGACTTTGAGAGCTATCTTAACATTGGAGTGTGGTTTAAGAAGTACTGCAGCTAA
- the LOC113765159 gene encoding transcription factor UNE12-like → MATNPPQEGYPTDDFLEQILQLPSYSGLPVNDVGSTSDTASLNSAVSQLSSVAGGLHHHQQLFPLGLSLDNGRDDVTDTGAFGVKADRGEAVNMGSLYPGFEQMQPHGMRHAAPHVQQAFQGQPTPSTAVTVPHPPAIRPRVRARRGQATDPHSIAERLRRERISERIKALQELVPSCNKTDRAAMLDEILDYVKFLRLQVKVLSMSRLGGAGAVAQLVADIPLQTVEGDTGENISNQQVWEKWSNEETEREVAKLMEEDVGAAMQYLQSKALCIMPISLAALIYPTLQSEEPALVKPEPPAPS, encoded by the exons ATGGCAACAAACCCACCTCAGGAAGGATACCCCACGGACGACTTCCTTGAGCAAATTCTCCAACTCCCTTCCTACTCCGGCTTGCCAGTAAACGACGTCGGAAGCACGTCGGACACGGCCTCGCTTAACTCTGCTGTCTCTCAGCTCAGCTCCGTCGCTGGCGGTCTACACCATCATCAACAGCTGTTCCCTTTAGGTCTTAGCTTGGATAATGGCCGCGATGACGTCACTGACACTGGAGCTTTTGGTGTTAAAGCA GATAGAGGGGAAGCTGTAAATATGGGAAGCTTGTACCCGGGCTTTGAACAAATGCAGCCTCACGGGATGCGGCATGCTGCACCTCATGTCCAGCAG GCTTTTCAGGGCCAACCAACACCAAGCACTGCAGTGACTGTCCCACATCCACCTGCCATTAGGCCAAGGGTTCGTGCCCGAAGAGGACAAGCGACAGATCCCCATAGTATTGCTGAGAGG CTACGTAGAGAGAGGATATCAGAAAGAATAAAGGCCTTGCAGGAACTTGTTCCTAGCTGCAACAAG ACAGATCGAGCTGCAATGCTTGATGAGATTCTAGATTATGTGAAGTTCTTAAGGCTTCAGGTCAAG GTATTGAGCATGAGTAGGCTAGGGGGAGCTGGTGCAGTGGCACAACTTGTTGCTGACATTCCATTGCAGACTGTTGAG GGCGATACTGGTGAAAACATATCCAACCAGCAAGTTTGGGAGAAATGGTCCAACGAAGAAACAGAACGGGAAGTAGCTAAGCTAATGGAAGAAGATGTTGGGGCTGCAATGCAATATCTTCAATCTAAAGCACTTTGCATCATGCCCATATCACTTGCAGCACTTATCTATCCTACTCTTCAATCAGAGGAGCCCGCACTTGTGAAGCCTGAACCACCAGCCCCTTCATAA
- the LOC113765152 gene encoding photosynthetic NDH subunit of subcomplex B 5, chloroplastic, with protein sequence MAGSVTPSVFSINLARKVASTRCESCQTKLIPSFQKIPGSFFSRINPQLSRISSKRLNAGLSEIEPDLNEDFVDRWRTNGIEEDDFKFGYYDDHHTYYEGDDKGTFWGSIAEGYAAMGPPTGFQGLISWLFLPAIAAGMYFNVPGEYLYIGAVVFAAVFCIIEMGKPSEPHNFEPQIYNMERGARDKLINDYNTMDIWDFNEKYGDLWDFTVTKDDIMKR encoded by the exons ATGGCAGGATCAGTGACGCCCTCAGTTTTCTCCATCAATTTAGCCAGAAAAGTTGCTTCAACCAGATGTGAATCATGTCAAACTAAGTTAATACCCTCGTTTCAGAAGATCCCGGGTTCATTTTTCTCAAGGATTAATCCTCAGCTTAGCAGGATTAGCTCAAAAAGATTGAATGCAGGTTTATCAGAAATAGAGCCTGACCTGAATGAAGATTTTGTGGACCGCTGGAGAACGAACGGAATTGAAGAG GATGACTTTAAGTTTGGATATTATGATGATCACCATACTTACTATGAAGGTGACGATAAAG GAACATTTTGGGGATCGATTGCAGAAGGTTATGCAGCAATGGGACCTCCTACAGGATTCCAAG GTCTTATTTCTTGGCTATTCCTGCCAGCAATTGCTGCTGGCATGTACTTCAATGTACCG GGAGAGTACTTGTATATTGGAGCAGTTGTTTTTGCTGCAGTATTTTGCATTATTGAGATGGGTAAGCCAAGTGAACCACACAACTTTGAGCCTCAAATATACAACATGGAGAGAGGTGCTCGTGATAAGCTAATAAATGATTACAATACGATGGATATATGGGATTTCAATGAAAAGTATGGGGACCTTTGGGATTTCACTGTGACGAAGGATGACATAATGAAGAGATAA